The sequence AAACCATGACAGTGCtgacaaagagggagaccacggccaggtgagggaggcacgtggaaaaggctttgtgccgtccctgctcagaggggatcctcagcacggccctgaagatctgcacataggacaccacaatgaaaacaaaacacccaaaaactaAACAGACACTAACCacgataagcccaacttccctgaggtaggagtgtgagcaggagagcttgaggatctgggggatttcacagaagaactggcccagggtgttgcctttgcagagtggcagtgaaaatgtgctggCTGTGTGCAGCAGAGCATAGAGAAAcccagagccccaggcagctgctgccatgtgggcacaagctctgctgcccaggagggtcccgtagtgcagggggttgcagatggcaacgtagcggtcgtaggccatgatggtgaggagagaaaactctgctccaAAAAAGAAGACCAAGAAAAAGACCTGGGCAGCACATCCGaggtaggagatgtgcctgttgtcccagagggagttggccatggctttggggagagtggtggagagggagcccaggtcgaggagggagaggttgaggaggaagaagtacatgggggtgtgcaggcggtggtcacaggcgatggcggtgatgatgaggccgttgcccaggagggcagccagggagatgcccaggaagagccagaagtgcaggagctgcagctcccgtctgtctgcgaatgccaggaggaggaacccggtgacggagctgccgttggacatctGTTCACTCTGGATCTGGAGGGtgttacaggaagaaaaggcagtggAAGGGTGAAGACAATTCTCTGAGGAAAATCTGTGCCATTTCTTTGTAgaccctcccccttcccccccacaaCTCTTTTTTTGCCTCTGGGAGACCCTTCATTCACCCTCCTGACCTGAGCTTCATTTTCTGCAGCTAACGCTGTGATTTCATGCTGTGACGGGCAGGGCCTCTGCCCATGGGTCCCTGAgaaggcagccctgccccacggcAGTGGGGACGTGGGAACGTGCCAGGAGAGGAGGGGATAGGTTTGATATCAGAATTAGTCCGATGAAATCACTCCGCATTTAGAAGGGTTTATCAGATTCCACACTCCTAGTGCAAAGGAACATGGGTGGCAGAAAGTCATTTTAGGCAATCTTGTATTCCTACCTCCCCCATTATGCCCTCTGAGCGTTCTCTGAAACCAGAGACCCTGAGAATTTCTCCTGCACTCCGAGCCAATGGCTGTGAGACCGGAGGAGCAACAGGACAGCGTTACCCTTCCGccgctgtgctgcctcctcccagacaccaacATTGCCgggcggctgctcccagccccggagctctgcagagggcactgggcacggggctgcagagctgcaccccggctctgctgcagctcaggctgagaggaggagggtccTGCCTTGGACCCCACTGCCCTGAGAGCAGAGGCTTcgctggtgggagaggaggaggcaggggggctTGCTCAGAGGAAGGGCTCTGCACTGGAGGGGATGAGATGGAGATTTCTGAACTCTCCCTCCCAcgtttctgtctgcatttcctcTCATTGCCGGGCCGTAGCCCcgctctctgcagtttttccccCTGGAAGGTGCTTCCCTGTGCCAGGTCTTTCCCTGTCAGCACGGACAGACCCCGTCCCAAGCTCTGTGCACTCACCTTGGCGCTAGAGAAACCTGCCTGTTAGCAGGGCACTGCCTGGGCGCATATTCCTGTTCCCAGGTCGAAAAGGGCAGGTCAGAGCAACCCTGatgggtgatgctggtgctgtccAGAGGCGGGGGAGTGGCTGAAGGCACTTTAGGAAGCTGCCGTCAGAGATGCTGCTCACTCGGGGCTTCAGCTCCGGTGT is a genomic window of Athene noctua unplaced genomic scaffold, bAthNoc1.hap1.1 HAP1_HAP1_scaffold_34, whole genome shotgun sequence containing:
- the LOC141974169 gene encoding olfactory receptor 14J1-like, which encodes MSNGSSVTGFLLLAFADRRELQLLHFWLFLGISLAALLGNGLIITAIACDHRLHTPMYFFLLNLSLLDLGSLSTTLPKAMANSLWDNRHISYLGCAAQVFFLVFFFGAEFSLLTIMAYDRYVAICNPLHYGTLLGSRACAHMAAAAWGSGFLYALLHTASTFSLPLCKGNTLGQFFCEIPQILKLSCSHSYLREVGLIVVSVCLVFGCFVFIVVSYVQIFRAVLRIPSEQGRHKAFSTCLPHLAVVSLFVSTVMVSYLKPPSVSSPALDLVVSFLYSVVPPTLNPLIYSMRNQDLTDALRKLVARWYSEAINCSSSS